One Streptomyces sp. CNQ-509 DNA window includes the following coding sequences:
- a CDS encoding glycosyltransferase family 2 protein has protein sequence MTTPADTAAAGPIPDVTVITGAYNSMPYITRSVTSVLEQTIGTDRLQILVINDGSTDGTGAELDRLAAGNPGLTVIHQENSGGPAGPRNVGLERATGRYVFFLDADDYIGRETLERMVRLADTHGTDVVVGKMIGVNGRNAPTSMYHQNLARTDVFSSRVYWTLNPMKLFRRELVEKHRLRFRPELRVGQDQPFTSAAYLNADGISVIADYDCVYWVKRDDGGNNTSVTKGTAPRIRFLRAMFELVGEYVPEGPRRHHLLARHYTIDLPHTIRQLRREKNASDQREAFQDMRRLFDEYYSEGMAARLSAVERLLMELVRRGDLDDLLTASKYHRKLGDREAEHLTENGRVYARYPFFRDPARSIPDEFYDITDELPIPFRVGTAELDPATGVVHLAGKIKAPAPDGWSAPPAMLLRQRGGIVEHRLPLTVAEPRDDAGYQDFRLDIDPATAGGGEPLAEALWDLSLASGDANVTRFGDRNNQDLAKQPAMHAAPKHAGSGQVVTLYAIRSTGHLTLEMGEIKHHAAKRFDVAAQPVTRRDELVVDVHATVSGLPADAVRLDVEGPAGVVASAVAHPGKAAGATRKYRARLRLPREARKHRDAYTPQVTVRAGSLAWTVPVTPAEPAPADAGPPAGRNIATVLRRLAARR, from the coding sequence ATGACCACCCCTGCGGACACGGCCGCGGCCGGACCCATACCCGACGTGACGGTGATCACGGGCGCGTACAACTCGATGCCCTACATCACCCGCAGCGTCACCTCGGTGCTGGAGCAGACCATCGGTACCGACCGGCTCCAGATCCTCGTCATCAACGACGGGTCCACCGACGGCACCGGCGCGGAACTGGACCGGCTCGCGGCCGGGAACCCGGGGCTGACCGTCATCCACCAGGAGAACTCCGGCGGCCCGGCCGGCCCGCGCAACGTGGGTCTGGAGCGGGCCACCGGCCGCTACGTGTTCTTCCTCGACGCCGACGACTACATCGGCCGCGAGACGCTGGAGCGGATGGTCCGCCTGGCGGACACCCACGGCACCGACGTGGTCGTCGGCAAGATGATCGGCGTCAACGGCCGCAACGCCCCGACGTCCATGTACCACCAGAACCTGGCCCGCACCGACGTGTTCAGCTCCCGCGTGTACTGGACGCTGAACCCGATGAAACTCTTCCGGCGCGAGCTGGTCGAGAAGCACCGGCTCCGCTTCCGGCCCGAGCTGCGGGTCGGCCAGGACCAGCCGTTCACCAGCGCCGCGTACCTGAACGCCGACGGCATCAGCGTGATCGCCGACTACGACTGCGTGTACTGGGTCAAGCGCGACGACGGCGGCAACAACACCTCCGTCACCAAGGGCACCGCGCCGCGGATCCGCTTCCTGCGCGCGATGTTCGAGCTGGTAGGCGAGTACGTGCCGGAGGGCCCGCGCCGCCACCACCTGCTGGCCCGCCACTACACCATCGACCTGCCGCACACCATCCGGCAGTTGCGCCGCGAGAAGAACGCCTCGGACCAGCGCGAGGCGTTCCAGGACATGCGGCGGCTCTTCGACGAGTACTACAGCGAGGGCATGGCGGCCCGGCTGTCCGCGGTGGAGCGGCTGCTGATGGAGCTGGTGCGCCGCGGCGACCTCGACGATCTGCTCACGGCGTCGAAGTACCACAGGAAGCTGGGCGACCGGGAGGCGGAGCACCTGACGGAGAACGGCCGGGTCTACGCCCGGTACCCGTTCTTCCGCGACCCGGCCAGGAGCATCCCGGACGAGTTCTACGACATCACGGACGAACTGCCCATCCCGTTCCGGGTCGGCACGGCGGAGCTGGACCCCGCCACCGGCGTCGTCCACCTCGCCGGGAAGATCAAGGCACCCGCGCCCGACGGCTGGAGCGCCCCGCCGGCGATGCTGCTCAGGCAGCGCGGCGGCATCGTCGAGCACCGGCTGCCGCTCACCGTGGCCGAGCCCCGCGACGACGCCGGCTACCAGGACTTCCGGCTGGACATCGACCCGGCGACCGCCGGCGGCGGCGAGCCGCTGGCCGAGGCGCTCTGGGACCTCTCGCTGGCCTCCGGCGACGCCAACGTCACCCGGTTCGGCGACCGGAACAACCAGGACCTCGCCAAGCAGCCGGCGATGCACGCCGCGCCCAAGCACGCCGGCTCCGGCCAGGTCGTCACCCTCTACGCGATCCGCTCCACCGGCCACCTCACCCTGGAGATGGGCGAGATCAAGCACCACGCGGCCAAGCGGTTCGACGTCGCCGCCCAGCCCGTGACGCGCCGCGACGAACTCGTCGTCGACGTGCACGCCACCGTCTCCGGGCTGCCCGCGGACGCGGTGCGGCTCGACGTCGAGGGCCCGGCCGGCGTGGTCGCCTCCGCCGTCGCCCATCCGGGCAAGGCCGCCGGCGCCACCCGGAAGTACCGCGCCCGGCTGCGGCTCCCGCGCGAGGCCCGCAAGCACCGCGACGCCTACACGCCGCAGGTGACCGTACGCGCCGGGAGCCTCGCCTGGACCGTGCCCGTCACCCCCGCCGAGCCCGCCCCGGCCGACGCAGGACCGCCGGCCGGCCGGAACATCGCCACGGTGCTGCGCCGGCTCGCCGCGCGCAGGTGA
- a CDS encoding acyltransferase family protein produces the protein MHGQQAPALEAHDPTERRSQPDAQRAAGPGRGFRPDVEGLRAVAVGVVLLYHAGVPLISGGYVGVDVFFVISGFLITGLLVRELERSGRISLTGFYARRARRLLPSTAVVLAAVALLAWLLMSPVERKTVAKDLAAAALYVVNWQQASLAVDYSALGAEASPVQHFWSLAVEEQFYLVWPLLIIAIGWWCTRRGGKAVRPRLAVALGAIAVASFAYSVHLTQQEAGAAYFSTFTRGWELAVGGLVALVPADAWRRLPGRLAGGLALAGLAAIAVAAFGFSDETPFPGSAAALPVLGAAAIIAAGAAAQDTAGAKLLGTAPMRYVGRISYSWYLWHWPAVAFATVKWPGITTAQLAVVVAASWVPAALTHKLVENPVRVSRALAPVGRGLVLGLACTAAGALLGWLTWATVPTMKLADPSQALGAAALQDSTKVQESASVLSPLPEDADADEGAVYGNGCHAGQRDTEAEGCVYGDKKSDTTVALFGDSHAAQFSPALITIAEERGWRLLVLTKSACTPAKVTIYNRQYERDYTECDDWRASAVERIAAEKADLVLVGNRDDQAAMRGGDKLDGDDNTAALRDGMAATLRELKENGADVTAFADIPYPPQDIPSCVSGATDQLTDCAFPLREGLGYEQVTTEAAKRTGVDVIDLGPELCPGGTCPAVIGNVIVYRAGEHITETYMQTLTGWLNDQLPESVG, from the coding sequence ATGCACGGCCAGCAGGCCCCGGCGCTCGAAGCGCACGATCCGACCGAGCGCCGGTCCCAGCCGGACGCGCAGCGCGCGGCCGGTCCCGGCCGGGGGTTCCGCCCCGACGTCGAGGGCCTGCGGGCCGTCGCCGTCGGGGTGGTGCTGCTCTACCACGCCGGCGTCCCGCTCATCTCCGGCGGCTACGTCGGCGTGGACGTCTTCTTCGTCATCTCCGGCTTCCTCATCACCGGGCTGCTCGTGCGCGAGCTGGAGCGCAGCGGGCGGATCTCCCTCACCGGGTTCTACGCGCGCCGCGCCCGCCGGCTGCTGCCGTCGACCGCCGTCGTGCTGGCGGCGGTCGCGCTGCTGGCGTGGCTGCTGATGTCGCCGGTGGAACGGAAGACGGTCGCCAAGGACCTGGCCGCGGCCGCGCTGTACGTCGTCAACTGGCAGCAGGCGTCGCTCGCCGTCGACTACTCGGCGCTCGGCGCCGAGGCCAGCCCCGTACAGCACTTCTGGTCGCTGGCGGTCGAGGAGCAGTTCTACCTGGTCTGGCCGCTGCTGATCATCGCCATCGGCTGGTGGTGCACGCGCCGCGGCGGCAAGGCGGTGCGCCCGCGGCTGGCCGTCGCGCTCGGCGCCATCGCCGTGGCCTCGTTCGCGTACTCGGTCCACCTCACGCAGCAGGAGGCCGGCGCCGCGTACTTCTCCACCTTCACCCGCGGCTGGGAGCTGGCCGTCGGCGGGCTGGTGGCGCTGGTGCCCGCGGACGCCTGGCGCCGGCTGCCGGGCCGGCTCGCCGGCGGGCTGGCCCTCGCCGGGCTCGCGGCCATCGCGGTGGCCGCCTTCGGCTTCTCCGACGAGACCCCGTTCCCCGGCTCCGCCGCCGCGCTGCCCGTGCTGGGCGCCGCCGCGATCATCGCGGCCGGCGCCGCGGCGCAGGACACGGCCGGGGCGAAGCTGCTGGGTACCGCGCCGATGCGCTACGTGGGTCGCATCTCGTACTCCTGGTACCTGTGGCACTGGCCGGCCGTCGCCTTCGCGACCGTCAAGTGGCCCGGCATCACCACGGCGCAGCTCGCGGTCGTGGTCGCGGCGAGCTGGGTGCCCGCCGCGCTCACCCACAAGCTGGTGGAGAACCCGGTACGGGTCTCGCGCGCGCTGGCGCCCGTGGGCCGCGGCCTCGTGCTCGGCCTGGCCTGCACCGCCGCCGGCGCCCTGCTGGGCTGGCTGACCTGGGCCACCGTGCCGACCATGAAGCTCGCCGACCCGTCGCAGGCCCTCGGCGCCGCCGCGCTGCAGGACTCCACGAAGGTCCAGGAGTCCGCCTCCGTGCTCAGCCCGCTGCCCGAGGACGCCGACGCCGACGAGGGCGCGGTGTACGGCAACGGCTGCCACGCCGGGCAGCGCGACACCGAGGCCGAGGGCTGCGTCTACGGCGACAAGAAGTCGGACACCACCGTCGCGCTCTTCGGCGACTCGCACGCCGCGCAGTTCTCCCCGGCGCTGATCACCATCGCCGAGGAGCGCGGCTGGCGGCTGCTGGTCCTCACCAAGTCCGCCTGCACGCCCGCCAAGGTCACCATCTACAACCGGCAGTACGAGCGCGACTACACCGAGTGCGACGACTGGCGCGCTTCCGCCGTCGAGCGCATCGCGGCGGAGAAGGCCGACCTCGTCCTCGTCGGCAACCGCGACGACCAGGCGGCCATGCGCGGCGGCGACAAGCTCGACGGCGACGACAACACCGCCGCCCTGCGCGACGGGATGGCGGCCACGCTGCGCGAGCTGAAGGAGAACGGGGCGGACGTCACAGCGTTCGCCGACATCCCGTACCCGCCGCAGGACATACCCTCGTGCGTGTCGGGAGCCACCGACCAACTCACCGACTGCGCGTTCCCGCTGCGCGAAGGGCTGGGATACGAGCAGGTCACCACGGAGGCGGCGAAGCGGACCGGGGTCGACGTCATCGACCTCGGGCCCGAGCTCTGCCCGGGCGGGACCTGCCCGGCCGTCATCGGCAACGTGATCGTCTACCGGGCCGGTGAGCACATCACCGAGACGTACATGCAGACGCTCACGGGCTGGCTGAACGACCAGTTGCCGGAGAGCGTCGGATGA
- a CDS encoding UDP-glucose/GDP-mannose dehydrogenase family protein yields the protein MSLRITVIGTGYLGATHAAAMAELGFEVLGLDVVKEKVELLSAGRVPMYEPGLEELLRTHVAGVEGATGRLRFTTDWDEVAAFGDVHFVCVNTPQKHGEYGCDMSYVDAAIDTLAPRLDRPCLVVGKSTVPVGSAARLARRLAELAPAGEEAELAWNPEFLREGFAVEDTLRPDRIVVGVASERAEELLREVYAGPVGDGTPFVVADYPTAELVKTAANSFLATKISFINAMAEICEAAGGDVVKLAEAIGYDDRIGKKFLRAGIGFGGGCLPKDIRAFMARAGELGVDQALTFLREVDSINMRRRAHMVELAREACGGTFLGRRIAVLGAAFKPDSDDVRDSPALNVAGQIHLQGGQVTVYDPKGMDNARREFPTLRYADSAEDAAGSADVVLHLTEWSEFRNLDPRRLARAVATAHLIDGRNTLDPAPWRAAGWTFRAIGRPAL from the coding sequence ATGTCGTTGAGAATCACTGTGATCGGCACCGGCTACCTCGGTGCCACGCACGCCGCCGCGATGGCGGAGCTGGGCTTCGAGGTGCTCGGCCTGGACGTCGTCAAGGAGAAGGTCGAGCTGCTCTCGGCGGGCAGGGTGCCGATGTACGAGCCCGGTCTCGAAGAGCTGCTGCGCACGCACGTCGCGGGGGTCGAGGGCGCGACCGGGCGGTTGCGCTTCACCACGGACTGGGACGAGGTGGCCGCCTTCGGCGACGTGCACTTCGTCTGTGTCAACACGCCGCAGAAGCACGGCGAGTACGGCTGCGACATGAGCTACGTCGACGCCGCGATCGACACCCTGGCGCCGCGGCTGGACCGCCCCTGTCTGGTGGTCGGGAAGTCGACGGTGCCGGTGGGCTCCGCGGCCCGGCTGGCCCGCCGGCTGGCCGAGCTGGCCCCGGCGGGCGAGGAAGCCGAGCTGGCCTGGAACCCGGAGTTCCTGCGCGAGGGCTTCGCCGTCGAGGACACCCTGCGCCCCGACCGGATCGTCGTCGGGGTGGCGAGCGAGCGTGCCGAGGAGCTGCTGCGCGAGGTGTACGCGGGTCCGGTCGGCGACGGCACCCCGTTCGTGGTCGCCGACTACCCCACGGCCGAGCTGGTGAAGACGGCCGCCAACTCCTTCCTCGCCACGAAGATCTCGTTCATCAACGCCATGGCCGAGATCTGCGAGGCGGCGGGCGGTGACGTGGTGAAGCTGGCCGAGGCGATCGGCTACGACGACCGGATCGGCAAGAAGTTCCTGCGCGCCGGGATCGGCTTCGGCGGCGGCTGCCTGCCCAAGGACATCCGCGCGTTCATGGCCCGCGCCGGTGAACTCGGCGTCGACCAGGCGCTCACGTTCCTCCGCGAGGTCGACTCGATCAACATGCGCCGCCGCGCCCACATGGTCGAACTCGCCCGCGAAGCCTGCGGCGGCACCTTCCTCGGCCGCCGCATCGCCGTCCTGGGCGCCGCGTTCAAGCCCGACTCCGACGACGTGCGCGATTCCCCCGCGCTCAACGTCGCCGGCCAGATCCACCTCCAGGGCGGCCAGGTCACCGTCTACGACCCGAAGGGCATGGACAACGCCCGCCGGGAGTTCCCCACGCTGCGCTACGCGGACTCCGCCGAGGACGCGGCCGGCAGCGCCGATGTCGTGCTGCACCTCACCGAATGGAGCGAGTTCCGCAACCTCGACCCGCGCCGGCTCGCCCGCGCCGTAGCCACCGCGCACCTCATCGACGGCCGCAACACCCTGGACCCGGCGCCCTGGCGCGCCGCGGGCTGGACCTTCCGCGCCATCGGCCGTCCCGCGCTCTGA
- a CDS encoding polysaccharide pyruvyl transferase family protein: MKHLLIRSGKSPFHVPTTTEVIQQDLIGTNSGNLLFSDAVHKLLLTPDTDVTSNGIKTDYSKERAAQINEEYDAFVVPLANAFRPSFEASLNRLTRLIEQLTIPVVVIGVGAQVAADYDTERLKAIEPSVKKFMKAVLKRSASVGVRGELTAGYLNDLGFKDVDIIGCPSMFLHGDTFPAIRPIDAGITDASRIAINVSPDAARVGPIAEIAQRAYERFDDLVYYAQNLTDAELLFWGDTSVEKGLNPELPTAGAHGLLRDDKTRVPTDPYGWMAELRERDFAFGTRIHGNIAALLAGTPAVVLVHDSRTLELCRYFGIPHEMLADQAADMDPAKVYENADFSGLHTGHQERWDRFVGFLDRNDLKNTYTHGDGGAAFEKRMADLDLPPSIRMWDGSDDGAYAYRFAWLHERADIARKRLDGAVRRATELKERNEELAGEVERLEKRLSGLERRVAAMDKRPMARLGGVFKGRGGRG, from the coding sequence ATGAAGCACCTTCTCATCCGCTCAGGTAAGAGCCCCTTCCACGTCCCGACGACGACGGAGGTCATCCAGCAGGACCTCATCGGCACCAACTCCGGGAACCTGCTCTTCAGCGACGCCGTCCACAAACTGCTCCTCACCCCGGACACCGACGTCACGTCCAACGGCATCAAGACGGACTACTCCAAGGAGCGCGCCGCCCAGATCAACGAGGAGTACGACGCCTTCGTCGTCCCGCTCGCCAACGCCTTCCGGCCGTCGTTCGAGGCCTCCCTCAACCGGCTCACCAGGCTCATCGAGCAACTGACCATCCCCGTCGTCGTCATCGGCGTCGGTGCCCAGGTCGCCGCCGACTACGACACCGAGCGGCTCAAGGCCATCGAGCCGTCGGTGAAGAAGTTCATGAAGGCGGTCCTCAAGCGGTCCGCGTCGGTGGGCGTACGCGGCGAGCTGACCGCCGGCTACCTGAACGACCTCGGCTTCAAGGACGTCGACATCATCGGCTGCCCGTCGATGTTCCTCCACGGCGACACCTTCCCCGCGATCCGCCCGATCGACGCCGGCATCACCGACGCCTCCCGGATCGCGATCAACGTCTCGCCGGACGCCGCCCGCGTCGGCCCCATCGCGGAGATCGCGCAGCGCGCGTACGAGCGCTTCGACGACCTCGTGTACTACGCCCAGAACCTCACCGACGCGGAACTGCTGTTCTGGGGCGACACGTCGGTGGAGAAGGGGCTGAACCCCGAGCTGCCGACCGCCGGCGCGCACGGCCTGCTGCGCGACGACAAGACGCGGGTGCCCACCGACCCGTACGGCTGGATGGCCGAACTGCGCGAGCGCGACTTCGCCTTCGGCACCCGCATCCACGGCAACATCGCCGCGCTGCTCGCCGGCACCCCCGCCGTCGTGCTCGTGCACGACTCGCGCACCCTGGAACTCTGCCGCTACTTCGGCATTCCGCACGAGATGCTGGCCGACCAAGCCGCCGACATGGACCCGGCCAAGGTGTACGAGAACGCCGACTTCTCCGGGCTGCACACCGGCCACCAGGAGCGCTGGGACCGCTTCGTCGGCTTCCTCGACCGCAACGACCTGAAGAACACCTACACCCACGGCGACGGCGGCGCCGCCTTCGAGAAGCGCATGGCCGATCTCGACCTGCCGCCCTCGATCCGGATGTGGGACGGCTCCGACGACGGCGCGTACGCCTACCGCTTCGCGTGGCTGCACGAGCGGGCGGACATCGCCCGCAAGCGGCTGGACGGCGCGGTGCGCCGCGCCACGGAGCTGAAGGAGCGCAACGAGGAGCTGGCCGGCGAGGTCGAGCGGCTGGAGAAGCGGCTCTCCGGTCTCGAGCGGCGCGTCGCGGCCATGGACAAGCGGCCGATGGCGCGGCTCGGCGGGGTCTTCAAGGGCCGGGGCGGGCGAGGCTGA
- a CDS encoding NF041680 family putative transposase produces the protein MSVVCRDVRREAFAEASRFRGEFYECLTARRDELFELTDALLCVDGPVTSPVDLTMVPEHRRGHGALYGALNRGGIDVERLRTLLAGLPLPRFESGRLVLAVDVSPWLRSDAPCSADRLFCHVYGRAKSASQFIPGWPYSFVAVLEPGATSWTSILDVVRLGPEDDATAVTAAQLRAVAERLISAGQWTPGDPDITIVMDAGYDVTRLAWVLRDLPVELVGRIRSDRVMRLPKPSPEEYSLAYPQGGRPPKHGKEFRFAKPETWPEAAITTITDTANYGKAEAQAWDRVHPRLTHRSAWLEHDGELPVVEGTLVRLKVEHLSKEREAPPVWLWSSKTGAAPTDVDLWWQVFLRRFDLEHTFRFGKQILGWTTPKVRTPEAADRWTWLVVVAHTQLRLARPLAADLRRPWEKPTKPERLTPARVRRGFRNIRAHLLCPARVPQPRGTGPGRPPGTKNRRPAPRYDVGKTVRRPETLKAIGRPGRSW, from the coding sequence ATGAGTGTGGTGTGCCGCGATGTCCGGCGTGAAGCGTTCGCGGAAGCGTCACGCTTCCGGGGCGAGTTCTACGAGTGTCTGACTGCCCGGCGGGATGAGTTGTTCGAACTCACCGACGCGCTGCTGTGTGTCGACGGGCCGGTCACCTCGCCGGTGGATCTGACGATGGTGCCCGAGCACCGGCGTGGGCACGGCGCGTTGTACGGAGCTCTCAACAGGGGCGGGATCGACGTTGAGAGGCTGCGGACCCTGCTCGCCGGGCTGCCGTTGCCCCGGTTCGAGAGCGGGCGCCTGGTGCTGGCGGTCGACGTGTCGCCGTGGCTGCGCTCGGACGCGCCGTGCTCGGCAGACCGGTTGTTCTGCCACGTCTATGGCCGGGCGAAGTCCGCGTCCCAGTTCATCCCGGGCTGGCCGTACTCCTTCGTCGCCGTCCTCGAACCGGGAGCCACCTCGTGGACATCGATCCTGGACGTGGTCCGGCTCGGGCCCGAAGACGATGCGACCGCCGTCACCGCCGCCCAGCTCCGTGCCGTGGCCGAGCGGCTCATCTCAGCTGGCCAGTGGACGCCCGGTGACCCGGACATCACGATCGTCATGGACGCGGGTTACGACGTCACCCGCCTGGCCTGGGTCCTGCGGGATCTTCCTGTCGAGCTGGTCGGACGGATCCGCAGTGACCGGGTGATGCGGCTGCCGAAGCCCTCGCCCGAGGAGTACTCCCTGGCCTATCCCCAGGGCGGGCGACCGCCGAAGCACGGCAAGGAGTTCCGCTTCGCTAAACCCGAGACCTGGCCCGAGGCGGCGATCACCACCATCACCGACACCGCCAACTACGGCAAGGCCGAAGCCCAGGCATGGGACCGGGTCCACCCGAGGCTGACCCACCGTTCGGCCTGGCTGGAGCACGACGGTGAACTCCCCGTCGTCGAGGGTACTTTGGTCCGGTTGAAGGTCGAGCACCTCTCCAAGGAACGGGAAGCACCGCCGGTCTGGCTGTGGTCCTCCAAGACCGGCGCCGCCCCGACCGACGTGGATCTGTGGTGGCAGGTGTTCCTCAGAAGGTTCGATCTTGAGCACACCTTCAGGTTCGGAAAGCAGATTCTTGGCTGGACCACCCCGAAGGTCCGTACTCCCGAGGCCGCGGACCGGTGGACATGGCTCGTGGTCGTCGCCCATACCCAGCTCCGCCTGGCTCGGCCGCTGGCCGCCGACCTCCGTCGCCCCTGGGAGAAGCCGACCAAGCCCGAACGCCTCACCCCGGCCCGGGTCCGCCGGGGGTTCAGGAACATTCGAGCCCACCTGCTCTGTCCGGCCCGTGTTCCCCAACCTCGCGGCACCGGTCCCGGACGACCGCCCGGGACCAAGAACCGACGTCCCGCACCCCGCTACGACGTGGGGAAAACCGTCAGACGCCCCGAGACCCTCAAGGCCATCGGCAGACCCGGCAGATCTTGGTAG
- a CDS encoding MBL fold metallo-hydrolase, with product MAGAVPGLVRITDRVWWWPHHPDPDRVQAGVGVIAGDDGCLLVDAGHSPALARRIRNALGGAGLPKARALVYTHHHWDHVWGAQEWAVPVTAHELTAEALRAEAEKPWSEAYVRAGMARDPRLVPSYTARLRAMAEDGWDSLRIVPPAETFTGRHEIRLGGVTAELRHVGGGHAADSTVVGVPSEGVLFVGDCYYPPPYHLRAEGAGPDLALARELVGGEYQWYVESHEAPRRRKEAEAALGG from the coding sequence ATGGCGGGAGCGGTGCCGGGGCTGGTGCGGATCACGGACCGGGTGTGGTGGTGGCCGCACCACCCGGACCCGGACCGGGTGCAGGCGGGCGTCGGGGTGATCGCGGGCGACGACGGCTGCCTGCTCGTCGACGCCGGCCACAGCCCCGCGCTGGCACGCCGGATCCGCAACGCCCTCGGCGGTGCGGGCCTGCCGAAGGCGCGGGCCCTCGTCTACACCCACCACCACTGGGACCACGTCTGGGGCGCGCAGGAGTGGGCCGTGCCGGTGACCGCGCACGAGCTGACGGCTGAAGCGCTGCGCGCGGAGGCGGAGAAGCCGTGGTCGGAGGCGTACGTACGGGCCGGGATGGCCCGTGACCCGCGGCTGGTCCCGAGCTATACGGCGCGGCTGCGCGCCATGGCGGAGGACGGCTGGGACTCGTTGCGCATCGTGCCGCCCGCCGAGACGTTCACCGGCCGGCACGAGATCCGGCTCGGGGGCGTGACGGCCGAGCTGCGGCACGTCGGCGGGGGACACGCCGCGGACTCGACGGTGGTCGGGGTGCCGTCGGAGGGCGTGCTGTTCGTCGGCGACTGCTACTACCCGCCCCCGTACCACCTGCGGGCGGAAGGGGCGGGCCCGGACCTGGCGCTGGCGCGGGAGCTGGTGGGCGGGGAGTACCAGTGGTACGTGGAGAGCCACGAGGCACCGCGCCGCCGGAAGGAGGCGGAGGCGGCCCTGGGAGGCTGA
- a CDS encoding TetR/AcrR family transcriptional regulator: MDGVSTPSLRRTPVQQRSAERLARILDACAELLDETGYEELTTSAVADRAGVPIGSVYRFFPNKRALADALAARNLDDFTGRVTRRLAAEPAQAGWRRILDSMLAEYVAMMRTVPGFAQVDFEANDPVAARLCDILAERLSLPVTPSLQRSCLVAVEAADALLQLAFRADPEGDAALLAETRTLLHAYLSRTLD; the protein is encoded by the coding sequence ATGGACGGCGTGAGCACCCCTTCCCTCCGCCGCACCCCAGTCCAGCAGCGCAGCGCCGAGCGGCTGGCCCGGATCCTCGACGCCTGCGCGGAACTCCTCGACGAGACCGGCTACGAAGAGCTGACGACCAGTGCCGTCGCCGACCGCGCGGGCGTGCCCATCGGCTCCGTCTACCGCTTCTTCCCCAACAAGCGCGCCCTCGCCGACGCGCTCGCCGCCCGCAACCTCGACGACTTCACCGGCCGCGTCACCCGCCGGCTCGCCGCCGAGCCCGCGCAGGCCGGCTGGCGGCGCATCCTGGACTCGATGCTGGCGGAGTACGTCGCGATGATGCGGACGGTCCCGGGCTTCGCGCAGGTGGACTTCGAGGCCAACGACCCGGTCGCGGCCCGGCTCTGCGACATCCTCGCGGAGCGGCTCTCCCTGCCGGTGACGCCGTCGCTCCAGCGGTCGTGCCTGGTGGCGGTCGAGGCGGCCGACGCGCTGCTCCAACTCGCCTTCCGCGCCGACCCGGAGGGCGACGCGGCGCTGCTGGCGGAGACCCGGACGCTGCTGCACGCGTACCTGTCGCGCACCCTGGACTGA